ACAGCCTGCTTCTTAATTTTCTAAGTATTGAAACCTGAGTTTAAATGCAGCTTAACTGTTAGCTAGGCCATTTTTAAAGGGTGTTTCTTAACTGTTTCAAACATGAACAGCACACATGCCATAAAGGATTGTCTACCCCTTGCTCTATGTCACGGCTGTGAGAAGTAGGAATAGCTTATGTAAATACCCTGCTTCTTGACCTCTGCTGGTCCACCTGCGTGTTTTGCTGCGTGAGAACCACCGTGCCAAATACAGGgctggaggttttttttgtttttgtttttcaagacacggtttctctgtgtagttttgcacctttcctggaactcactctgtagaccaggctggtctcgaactcacagagatccgcctgcctctgcctcctgagtgctgggattaaaggcctgtgccatcactgcccagctacaaCTCCCAAGTTCTACAGAGCGTTTCAAGACTTTCTGCCCCCTGCCCCACTCCTGTTAGTGAGGCAGGATGCCTAGGTGAAGGCTCCAGGAATACTTgagaatagagaagaaaaagaaaagaggaagtatgACAGCTGGGGCTCAGAGGGTCCTCTAGTGTCCTTGAGAGAGAAATTCAGCCTTGCTGGCATCCCCGAAGGCCACACAGCCTCGTGAGGCTGAGCAGTTTATATCTCTGCGTATTATGTATAACAAGGTCTTTCAAATGGAAGCCTCATTCGTCACCACCCCTGCTGTGTGAGCATGGTACAACTGCTGAATGCTCTGGCTTCTTTTCTggacttttcctcttcctttctgaagCCTAAGCTCACTTGCCTATACTGTTTATtattcttcctttattaaacTATATATAGTCTTTAATGTATATATAgtgcacataataaatacatgtattaaGCAGTGCATTACATATGAAATTAAAGAATATGCAtgttaaagaatatatatatttaaataaataaaaacatatataaagaatatGCCCACGATTATCTCATTTCTTCCCACTAGAGGAAAAACCGCCATTGAAGCCGCTGATGACATCATCAGTAACCACCTACCAAGGCTGAGAGAACTCAGAGAAAACGGGGAACTTCACGTTGACAACATAGATGTGTTCTGTGAGAAAGGTGTCTTTGATCTGGATACCACCAGAAGGATTCTTGAAGGTGGGAAAAAGATGGGGTTACAGATCAACTTCCACGGGGATGAGCTCCACCCGATGAAGGCTGCCGAGGTATGGCTGACAGTTGGCTCTTTCCTGCACACTGATGCTGCAGAATACGTGACCCATTTGGTCAGAGTTAGGAGTGCCCTTCTGAAAAGGTAGAGAATGGGCAGTTTCTGGTCTGGCTGAGCCTGGGGACCCCTGACCTCTGTAGGAACTTTCTTGAGGAACCGGGGGATGGCTCCTTCAGTAAAATGCTGGCCTTGGAAGTACAAAGACTCAGGGCTGATTCCCAAGACCCATGTAAGGCAgtctaggcatggtggtatgtgcttCTAATCCCAAccgtggagagggagagagataagcAGATCCGGGTCTCTAGACTAGAGTACTTGGTGAATTCCAGacctgcaaacaaaacaaaaacaaggcttggagagatggctcagaggttaagagcaccggctgctcttccagaggacctgagttcaattcccagcaaccacaagatggctcacaacctcctgtaatgagatctggtgccctcttctggcctgcagggacacatgcaggcagaatactgtacacaaataaataaatcttaaaaaaaaaaaaaaaaagctctgtgaaaaagagagaaaaggaaggacgGACAGACCAACAGGTGGTCAGTACCTGAGAAACAATGCTTGAGGttgccacacaggcacacacacacataggcacagagacaaacacacacgcacatttatacacattcacaacagatacacacagagacactcatacacatacatgcacacacagacactctctcacacagagacatgcacataagccatacacatagacacagacacatacaaacacacagacagacacacagggcacacacagacacacatacatccacacacacacttgcacacacagacatacccacacgGAAGGGtccacacaggcacatgtgcatTCGTATCTACACACAGGCTTGGGCACACACAACTTATTTCTGTCTGCCCATCGTTTCCCGTGGTGGCTGTTGCCCTGCGCTTGCTAAGCAGGTGCTTGAGCACTGTGCTGCCCCTAGCCTGGTTATTTCTTTTATCGTCTCCTGTGACGTTTATTATGGACACAGTGAAGAGAAGCATCCCTGTGATGTCATTTGCTAAATCCATGGCATGTTCCGGTTGGCACGTGAATTAGCTACTTTCCTGTCACATGACAAATAGCCAGCTGAAGAGCTTTACAAGGGAGGGCTTATTTTGTCTCATGGTTTAGGGACACGGTCTGTTATGGTGGGGAAGATGTGGGGGTGGGAGCGTGAGGCAGATGTCACCTTAttgtcacagtcaggaagcagaggaatgctgggaactgctgtggatgattgatagataaagtgccgattggccagtagccaggcaggatgtataggcaggacaaggagagaagagaattctgggaagtggaaggctgaggcagagagatgctgccagccaccgccatgagtaccaacatgtaagatactggtaagccacgagccacgtggcaacttatagactaatagaaatgggttaacttaagatataagaagttagcaagaagcctgccatggccatgcagtttgtaagcaatataagtctctgtgtttacttggttgggtctgagcggctatgggactggcgggtgacagagatttgtcctgactgtgggcaaggcaggactggagaaaacttcagcaaTAGGGAACccacttgctttttccttttttattcgaCCTAAGCCCCGCCTCTATGGGACAGTGTCACCCACATTcatagagctccacctgcttctgcctccccagtgccgggattaaaggtgtgccgtCATGTCCAGCTGTGTCTAGGTGTTTATCCTGTAAACTTAGAGCTGAATGAAACAACCACCCTTGAGAGAGACATAAACAGGTGCAGATGGTCCACCTGGGTCTCAAGTTCAATGGATCTGACTTGCTGTCTTAATGTCATTTTCAAACCTTGGCTCATGTCTCATGCCTCCATGAACACCACCATCCTTTGTCTGTCGGCTATGTCAAAAACGTGGGCACCAATCAGAATCCTCCCTCCCCCGACTCTGTCAGCCAATCACCAAGTCTGCCCAGTTCTATTCCCATGAATCTCTATGTCCCTATCTCTTACGTTACTGGGTGGCACAAACCTCCAGCAGCCTACTAGGATTTCTGCCCTGCTCACTTGCCCTTCATTCTTGACTCCATTTTAACTCAGCCTTCTGACCCACTTCCCCTGGGCAGTCCATCCTTCCCCTCTTACAGGCTTTGAATGTTGGAAGTTGTAAAGACTGTGGGGCTTCTAAAAATTGGACTTTATAATGTTCGTATTAGTGTGTGATCTctgggatgaacaagaaagggaaGGTTATGACTTCACAGTCATATTTGTGGGTCAAATTGACTAGGGGTTAGTGGGggtggctagtcttatgtcaacttgacacaagctagagtcatctgaaaggagggaacctcagttgagaaaaagcctccataagatcaactgcagagcattttcttaaataatgattgatgggggagggcctagcccatcgTGGTACCATCTCTGGgttggtagtcctgggttctataagaaagcaggctgagcaagccatgatgagccagccagtaagcagcacccctccatgacctctgcatcagctcctgcctccaggtttctgcactgagatcctgtcctgacttcctttggtgatgaacagtgatgtagaagTACAAGCCACATTACCGCCCCCTCCCagtttgctttggtcatggtgttttatcacagcaatagtaaccccaactaagacaaggCTTAGAATTTTGCTCTTAGTATAAATTCTGACCTTGGTACGTGGGTACCAGGATCTGGACCTTCCTTATCTCTCCCcttatttctttcctattttttcacctcctctgcctctctgtcagGAACCAACCACAACAGACTACTTTTAACATCCTATGCTTCGAACATGCTGTTTCTCTAATGTGGATAATTCAGACTCTCATCCATGTTTCACCTTAGCTGCCCCTTCTCTTGGACCCCATCCCAAATCTCCTAAATGTTAGACTGTGCCTTCACCCTGTTTTTCTCCCAATGGCTAAGCTTGCACCCACCACTTGAAACTCCCTATCTCTGGAGGTTAGTATAGTGCCTGGgatacatgtttgcatgtgtttgctgagtttgttgaatgaatgtgaTCTGCGTGGTCAATGAGTTACTATTGGTCAGAGAGAGCAACTGGCAGATAAAACTGCGAGAACCCAATACCCATAATAAGTAGATCAAATTTGGAAAGCAAGGGTGATTCCAAAGTCAGAGAggaacccccacccacccaaggaGTTTCCTGAGGACCACCAGACTTCCCAGATCATCTGTCCCAGACATCTTCAGACAGGAGCACACTGCAGATTCAGGGGGTCAGCCCCTCCCTCTGGTTAGGACATGACAGCCTTTCACGGCCATGGTGTAACAGCAAATGACAGTCTGGATTCTTCCCCTTGGGTTGTTTAACATGCCAGTCCTCAGcttggaattgtgtgtgtgtgtgtgtgtgtgtgtgtgtgtgtgtgtgtgtgtaacgcaTCCCATCAGGAATAAAGTATATGGCAGACCACACTGAGGAGAGACCACTCTGAGGTTTCCCCAGTCATTACTCAGTCATTCCTGAGTCGTTTCTGGCAATCAAGTCTCAATGTTTCTTCTGGAGAAAAAAACCACTTTAAAGTTGATAGCCTcaaattatttaaagttttttgttctttttattttacctgaACTTTCCTCCCAGAGTGGATGGCATTCCAAGACAGCCATATTTGTTGTTTCTGTGAATGCTAGTTAGATTTTATTACCAATATTATTCCCAGTTTTTATTCTGATTCCTGAGAGTCATGAAATTAAGATTCAGAAAATACCAATTGTgtttaagattaatttttttttaacaaggtctCTATTGtgttggctgccctggaactcactataaagctagcctaggctggcaattctcctgcctcagtcttccaagtgcttggatcacctatgtgagccaccataccccaCTTTAAGACTAGTTTTTAGCAACACACTAATTTTCAAATGGCTGTCCATGACAAACCCTGTATCTGTCTGGGGACCTGTGCTCATCAGAAGTAGTTGACAAGAATTCTCCTTCTCGGAGCTGGGGAAGCAGCGTCACGGCAACGTATTGAACTGTTGTACGGTAAACCTTTCCCTTTCTGCCCATCCTGCCTAGCTCGGGGCTGAACTAGGAGCACAGGCCATCAGTCACCTGGAGGAGGTCAGTGATGAAGGCATCGCCGCCATGGCTGCGGCCCGGTGTGCCGCCATCCTCCTGCCCACCACGGCCTACATGCTGAGGTAAGGACCTTTCGCACCCTGACACGTGGCCTTCAAGTACAGGTTGTGAGGACATAGACGTCCAGGGCGCCTAGGCACCGGTCCACACAAACTCCCGAGGATGCTGATGGTAGAAACTTAGATGCCAAGAGCTGCAGCAACAGGGTATAAGGTCATCGTCCTAAAGGTGCAAACCATAGATAAACCCATACAACGTTGGGGAGCTAATGCTCTCTCCTACCCCACCACTTGCCCTGgagctttctttcctcttctagaAATGTTCCCTTTGTTCTTGCAaaagtgttgttgtttgtttttttacttttctggggggcccgccacccagctcccaaataaatcacacacaaaggcttattcttaattataaatgcccagccttagcttggcttgtttctagccagctttccttaaatcatcccatctacctttgcctctgggcttttcccattctctcacttctgtaaatcttactctgtggcttgctgtgtagctgggtggctgacccctgatgtccttctctttcctctctcgttccttgattttttttttctcatcccagattctccttctatatatcctctctgcctgccagccccacctatcctttctcctgcctccctattgACCATTCAGGGCTTTAtgagaccaccaggtgttttagacaggcccaGTCACACAGCCtcactgagttaaacaaatgcaacataaacaaaagcaacacaccttaaaataataataacacaaaaGTTCCAGCTGGAGACTGACAgctttcccccctccccttagGTTGAAGCAGCCTCGAGCCAGGAAGATGCTGGATGAGGGAGTCATAGTTGCCCTGGGCAGTGATTTCAACCCCAATGCATACTGTTTTTCAATGGTAATTACTTTCCAGGTATTTTTCTAAACAGAGTAAACCGTGGAACagataaatgtttaaatttttcattagttgtgaaaatgtatttaaaaatcaaaaaaaaatatgtctctgagaagaaggaggaaaagggtacAGTCGGTGGTTTAATTGAATTTttctacacacacaaatgcctCCAGGACTGAAGAGAGAAATCTCGATTTGAATTATCTTCTGATTCAGCTTTGAGACTTTGGGTTTTGTAATAAGCTGTTTTCCTTCTCTGGGGTGTAACAGAAACAGTGAGGATTTATAGGATAAAGGTACAGGCAAATTTCCTGCACAGCAATGAATCTTGAAAAATCGGAATATTAACTACACAGTACTATTCAATAATAAAGTTTAAGAATCTTATGTGTAAATTTGCATTTTCCCATAGCAACTtagatatatatataacttatatgtgtgtaatatataacacactatatattttatatatacatatatacatatacatacatatgtacgtgtgtatatatatgtatgtatatatatatacactttttgGAGGAAGGGGAGTGGAATAAAAACCTGGGGCCTTTTGCATACTAAGCAGGAACTATTTCTGAGCTTTTCTTTCCAGGCACACATTTAACTGTCTTTACTTGTACTCTGCGGAGAAGCATCCCAATTTAGCAATGGCTGCTCCGTTGTCCTCCAATACTTTCTCTTCTTGCCTTAGCCCATGGTCATGCACCTGGCCTGTGTGAACATGAGAATGTCCATGCCAGAGGCCTTGGCCGCTGCCACCATCAATGCGGCTTATGCGCTGGGGAAATCCCGCACACACGGATCTCTGGAAGTTGGCAAGCAGGGCGACCTCGTCATCATCAACGCATCCAGGTGAGGGGCCTCCCAAGCTGGTACTAACGGTGGTAACTGTTAGCTGTCTTATTTGATGCCCATGTAGGCACGTTTTAGATCCCTTCCCACTTGGTATTAGTATCAGGCTCTGTGTAGCCTCCGCCCTACCCAGCCCCCTCTATTTTTACCCCCTTCCAACCAGAAAGTCTCCCTTGAGCTCCTCAACTACACGGAAAACCAAGTCTTCAGGTCTCTTCACCGGCTTTGCGTCTGTCACGGGTCTCCGACTCCTGCTGTTTCCCTGGACTTTGGACTTGTTCCCGGGTCTGTGTGTTTGAGTTTGTGCTTTACCTCCCGACCTTTTGCTCGTTCGCAGCTCTGTGTGTCACTCTGGCTCTGACTGATTCTTTCTCTGACTCATGGAATCAAACGGCTCTCAACGCCTCCACTCGGCTGCTCTCTTCCTGAGTTCTTCATTCTCCCCCGAGGTCTACGACCTGGGCCTCCCATGCTGCAAGTTGGCTCCTAGTGTCTAAATCTAGATGCTGGCGAGGTTATGTCTCTTTTGACTCTCACGAGCCTGTCCCAGTCCTCGGGCCCCATGTTCTCTAGAGGAGAGCAGCTCCATCATTGTACTCCTTCTGGAAGAATCGCCTCCTTCGACCAAAGATACTATGGACGTGCCACTCATGAATCAGTTTTTTCAAGTTCAGGGTCTGCAGAACTGGCTCAGTCCATACAACACTggctgtgtgagcatgaggacctgaagtTTAGCCCCGGTGCCCACGAAAAACACCAGGCTTGGCACGGTGGGCCTGGGGAAACAGAGATGGGGGACCCCTGGGGCTCCCCCAGCCAGTCTAGTCAGACCGAgggactccaggttcagtgacagacctgCCTCCAAAAGTAAGGTGGGCAGTGATTCAGGAAGACACCCGATGTGACCTCTTGGCCttcatgtgcacccacacaggTGAGCAGGCATACCCTACATGTACTCATATACACAAACGTACATGCTCACACGCGCGCACGCATGAGCACACAGAATTCACTTTAAATCATCGTGTGCTGACACAGTGATGCTTTTGACTTACATACACTGAAGCAGCTGTTTGGTTTCTTTCTAGGTGGGAACATTTGATTTACCAGTTCGGCGGCCATCATGAATTGATTGACTATGTTATAGTTAAAGGAAGAGTCATCTATAAAAAGTGAcaggtctggggctggagaaatggctcagaggttaagagcattgactgctcttccagaggtcctgagttcaatcctgatggtggctcacaaccatccgtaatgagatctggtgccctcttctggcctgcagtcatatatgctgtatacaaaataaataaataaatcttaaaaaaaaaaaaaaaaaaaaaaaaagtgacaggtCTGGGCTAATGAGTCGGCTTAGTGGGCAAAGTCTCCTGTCACCAAACCTGGTGACCGGAGTTCGGCCTCTGGGACTCagctggtggaaggagagaatgccTGAGAGTcactctgacctccacgtacTCACTGTGGTGTGTACCCGATCTCacgcgcatgcacgcacgcacgcacgcacacctcCACATAACCTCTACGTAACCTCCACATACTCACTGTGGTGTGTACCTGATCATacgcacacacgtgtgtgtgtgtgtgtgtgtgtgtgtgtgcgcacacacacaggcacgcacacacgcatgcacacctCCACATAGCTAAATgtagaaagataaaaatacatttcaaaaatgaTAGATCTGGAAGGAATGAGAAGACACTTTCTCTGTATCCACTAAGTCCACGTGAGTTAAAGCGCTTCCGGGGTTTGCCAGGTCGGTCCATGTCACTTCGGCCTCCTCGTTCGTCAGCACTCTGCTGTCCCCTTGAAAACCCAAGGGGTTAGTTTATTCGACTCAAGCATGTGTACCTGGATGTGCACACAGGTAAACCTCTTGTGATGAAATGTGGAGTTGTTTCCCCAAAGACTGGCTGCAGGTATTCTGGGGTAAGCATGATGAAGTGCCTCTGTGGGAGAAACAAACTTGGCCTGagagttctgttttatttctgcAAGCGATCTGCCCACTGAGGCCAACGGTACCATTTCCTAACAAGCAAACAGAACCATCTCTCAGGAgagtttgtcttttgagatgcCTTCTGGTCAGTGAGGGCCTTCTG
This is a stretch of genomic DNA from Peromyscus leucopus breed LL Stock chromosome 18, UCI_PerLeu_2.1, whole genome shotgun sequence. It encodes these proteins:
- the Amdhd1 gene encoding probable imidazolonepropionase isoform X2 encodes the protein MANSHRLLLENAQQVVLVCARGERYLAGPALRSLAVLEGASLVVGTDGFIKAIGPADAIQRQFSGDTFEERIDCSGKCVLPGLVDAHTHPVWAGERVHEFAMKLAGATYMDIHQAGGGINFTVEHTRHASEEELFRSFRRRLQCMQRAGSTLVECKSGYGLDLDTELKMLRVIERARRELHLGLSATYCGAHSVPKGKTAIEAADDIISNHLPRLRELRENGELHVDNIDVFCEKGVFDLDTTRRILEGGKKMGLQINFHGDELHPMKAAELGAELGAQAISHLEEVSDEGIAAMAAARCAAILLPTTAYMLRLKQPRARKMLDEGVIVALGSDFNPNAYCFSMPMVMHLACVNMRMSMPEALAAATINAAYALGKSRTHGSLEVGKQGDLVIINASSSVCHSGSD
- the Amdhd1 gene encoding probable imidazolonepropionase isoform X1 — translated: MANSHRLLLENAQQVVLVCARGERYLAGPALRSLAVLEGASLVVGTDGFIKAIGPADAIQRQFSGDTFEERIDCSGKCVLPGLVDAHTHPVWAGERVHEFAMKLAGATYMDIHQAGGGINFTVEHTRHASEEELFRSFRRRLQCMQRAGSTLVECKSGYGLDLDTELKMLRVIERARRELHLGLSATYCGAHSVPKGKTAIEAADDIISNHLPRLRELRENGELHVDNIDVFCEKGVFDLDTTRRILEGGKKMGLQINFHGDELHPMKAAELGAELGAQAISHLEEVSDEGIAAMAAARCAAILLPTTAYMLRLKQPRARKMLDEGVIVALGSDFNPNAYCFSMPMVMHLACVNMRMSMPEALAAATINAAYALGKSRTHGSLEVGKQGDLVIINASRWEHLIYQFGGHHELIDYVIVKGRVIYKK